In Egicoccus sp. AB-alg6-2, a genomic segment contains:
- a CDS encoding RND family transporter, with protein sequence MTRLLDTLAAAVRRAPALLIVCVVVLTAVFGAVTAGYSVQDQGFENFAPENEVTAALETIAEEFGSAFDPIQLVVESDDGPVLSAEGIEAVGTLRERLLGDPTVSEALAPIPDGAVVSFADLVLGAAAAQQLDPATLEHEALAGLHEGAASQLSAQQAEQVTRLLAGGSTDAEVGAVVVLLDGELDMAERSQAVTALAEATRELPGVQVSTLDSQLLGDDIGAEIQADLSRLLALAFGLIVVILIAIYRRPMDVIASLLGLVFTIVWMQGISTVLGPELLGWTGGMNEMTTAIPILLVGLGVDYGIHLTMRYREERSVGADPSTAATGAIGAVGAALALATITTVVGFMTNVTNPLPPLRDFGVFAAVGVASAFLIMVTFVPAVRLLTDRWRVRRGRDHQVVHAHGEQPPSLLGRISAALAPTATHRPGIVLTAAAVLTVIGGVGATGLSTEFSQTEFFPEDSEALALLDLVDEAFGGDLTETTRILVQGDIDQPGVLAAIHEVEEAAGGVVGVRATDGRASADSVLRRSELVLERIQSTPTPDEAAAAPDEQAAEEAVPTDGGAGAMPPPDPAAVEAFLAAARDAGVGTPEGPAAEVTLRPLVDALTGLDPSAANLVSDDALLIELSSAAGNRVDEMRRQLDESVVPLRDLGLDAVAASDPILIDIVMDELRASQVTGLVLTLLASAVILSIAFWFRSREPVLGVLAIASVGVVVAWVFGLMAAFGIPFNVMTAMVSALAIGIGVPFGIHVVNRFLEDRDRYDNLADAMRSTLQHTGGALVGSALTTIAGFGSLVLSDIRPFRQFGAVLAMTIGLALVASVVVLPAMLSVYTKVRERRRTEPAAEAPRQAAGIP encoded by the coding sequence GTGACCCGTCTGCTCGACACCTTGGCCGCGGCCGTCCGCCGGGCCCCCGCACTGCTGATCGTGTGCGTCGTCGTGCTCACCGCCGTGTTCGGCGCGGTGACGGCCGGCTACAGCGTGCAGGACCAGGGCTTCGAGAACTTCGCGCCCGAGAACGAGGTCACCGCGGCGCTCGAGACGATTGCCGAGGAGTTCGGCTCGGCCTTCGACCCGATCCAGCTGGTGGTCGAGTCCGACGACGGTCCGGTGCTCAGCGCCGAGGGCATCGAGGCCGTCGGAACCCTTCGGGAACGCCTGCTCGGGGACCCGACGGTGTCCGAGGCGTTGGCCCCGATCCCCGACGGGGCGGTCGTGAGCTTCGCCGACCTGGTCCTGGGCGCGGCGGCCGCGCAACAGCTCGACCCGGCGACACTGGAGCACGAGGCGCTGGCCGGACTGCACGAGGGGGCGGCCTCCCAGCTGTCCGCCCAGCAGGCCGAGCAGGTCACGCGGCTGCTCGCGGGCGGTTCGACCGACGCCGAGGTCGGCGCCGTGGTGGTGCTGCTCGACGGCGAGCTCGACATGGCGGAGCGCTCCCAGGCGGTCACCGCCCTCGCGGAGGCCACCCGTGAGCTGCCGGGTGTGCAGGTGTCCACCCTCGACTCCCAGTTGCTCGGCGACGACATCGGCGCCGAGATCCAGGCGGACCTCTCGCGCCTGCTCGCGCTCGCCTTCGGTCTCATCGTCGTGATCCTGATCGCGATCTACCGGCGCCCCATGGACGTCATCGCCTCCCTGCTCGGCCTGGTGTTCACGATCGTCTGGATGCAGGGCATCTCGACCGTGCTCGGTCCCGAACTGCTGGGCTGGACCGGCGGCATGAACGAGATGACCACCGCGATCCCGATCCTGCTGGTGGGCCTCGGCGTCGACTACGGCATCCACCTCACCATGCGCTACCGCGAGGAGCGTTCGGTCGGCGCCGATCCCTCGACCGCCGCGACGGGCGCGATCGGCGCCGTCGGTGCCGCCCTGGCGCTGGCGACGATCACGACCGTGGTCGGCTTCATGACCAACGTCACCAACCCGCTGCCGCCGCTGCGCGACTTCGGCGTGTTCGCGGCGGTCGGGGTCGCGTCCGCGTTCCTGATCATGGTCACGTTCGTCCCCGCCGTCCGGTTGCTGACCGACCGGTGGCGGGTCCGTCGTGGGCGTGACCACCAGGTGGTCCACGCCCACGGTGAACAGCCGCCGTCGCTCCTCGGACGCATCTCGGCCGCACTCGCGCCGACGGCGACGCACCGACCCGGCATCGTGCTGACCGCAGCGGCCGTGCTGACCGTCATCGGTGGCGTCGGCGCCACCGGCCTGTCCACGGAGTTCAGCCAGACCGAGTTCTTCCCCGAGGACTCCGAGGCGCTGGCCTTGCTCGACCTCGTCGACGAGGCCTTCGGCGGCGACCTCACCGAGACGACCCGGATCCTGGTCCAGGGCGACATCGATCAACCCGGCGTGCTGGCCGCGATCCACGAGGTCGAGGAGGCGGCCGGGGGCGTGGTCGGCGTCCGCGCCACCGATGGGCGGGCCTCCGCCGACTCCGTCCTGCGTCGTTCGGAGCTGGTCCTGGAGCGGATCCAGTCCACGCCGACGCCCGACGAGGCGGCGGCCGCCCCGGACGAGCAGGCCGCCGAGGAAGCCGTTCCGACCGATGGTGGCGCCGGTGCCATGCCGCCGCCGGACCCCGCGGCGGTCGAGGCGTTCCTCGCTGCCGCCCGGGACGCCGGGGTCGGCACGCCCGAAGGTCCGGCGGCCGAGGTGACGCTACGGCCACTGGTCGACGCGTTGACCGGGCTCGATCCCTCGGCGGCCAACCTCGTCTCTGACGACGCGCTGCTGATCGAGCTGTCCTCGGCGGCGGGCAACCGGGTCGACGAGATGCGTCGACAACTCGACGAGAGCGTCGTGCCGCTGCGCGATCTCGGCCTCGACGCCGTGGCTGCCTCCGACCCGATCCTGATCGACATCGTGATGGACGAGCTGCGCGCCTCGCAGGTGACCGGCCTGGTGCTCACCCTGCTGGCGTCCGCCGTGATCCTGTCGATCGCGTTCTGGTTCCGGTCGCGCGAACCCGTGCTCGGGGTGCTCGCCATCGCTTCGGTCGGGGTCGTCGTCGCCTGGGTGTTCGGGCTGATGGCCGCCTTCGGCATCCCGTTCAACGTGATGACGGCCATGGTGTCGGCGCTCGCGATCGGGATCGGCGTGCCGTTCGGGATCCACGTCGTGAACCGGTTCCTCGAGGACCGTGACCGCTACGACAACCTCGCCGACGCGATGCGGTCCACCCTGCAGCACACCGGCGGGGCACTGGTCGGCTCGGCGCTGACCACCATCGCCGGCTTCGGCTCGCTGGTGCTCTCCGACATCCGACCCTTCCGCCAGTTCGGCGCCGTGCTCGCGATGACCATCGGACTCGCCCTGGTGGCCAGCGTGGTCGTCCTGCCGGCCATGCTGAGCGTCTACACGAAGGTCCGGGAGCGCCGCCGGACGGAGCCGGCCGCAGAGGCACCACGCCAGGCTGCCGGTATCCCCTGA
- a CDS encoding 2-oxoacid:ferredoxin oxidoreductase subunit beta: MTGTNNGLTRKDFTSDREVRWCPGCGDYAILAAVQGLLPEVGARPESTVFISGIGCSSRFPYYMDTYGMHSIHGRAPTIATGLAISRPDLDVWVVTGDGDALSIGGNHLIHALRRNVNITILLFNNEIYGLTKGQYSPTSPLGIVKKSTPMGSIDRPVNPVALALGAEATFVARSIDTDRQHLTEVLAAAHAHRGASFVEIYQNCNVFNDGAFAALKDKDSKVHNQIRLRAGEPITFGPEGEHAVVARGDGSMKIKPTAEAGDRIVIHDPHKQEPTTAFALARLAHNPTGPTPIGVFRDVEAPVYDDLLRDQLREARERSGDGDLRALLEGGNVWDVVG; this comes from the coding sequence ATGACGGGTACGAACAACGGTCTGACCCGCAAGGACTTCACCTCCGACCGCGAGGTCCGCTGGTGCCCGGGCTGTGGTGACTACGCGATCCTCGCCGCGGTGCAGGGTCTGCTGCCTGAAGTCGGCGCCCGGCCCGAGTCGACGGTGTTCATCTCCGGCATCGGCTGCTCCTCGCGGTTCCCGTACTACATGGACACCTACGGGATGCACTCGATCCACGGGCGCGCCCCCACGATCGCGACGGGCCTGGCGATCAGTCGCCCCGACCTCGACGTGTGGGTCGTCACGGGCGACGGCGACGCGCTCTCGATCGGTGGCAACCACCTCATCCACGCGCTGCGCCGCAACGTCAACATCACGATCCTGCTGTTCAACAACGAGATCTATGGCCTCACCAAGGGCCAGTACTCGCCCACCTCGCCGCTCGGCATCGTCAAGAAGTCGACGCCCATGGGCTCGATCGACCGGCCGGTGAACCCCGTGGCGCTGGCGCTCGGCGCCGAGGCGACCTTCGTGGCCCGCAGCATCGACACCGACCGGCAGCACCTGACCGAGGTGCTCGCGGCGGCGCATGCGCACCGCGGTGCGTCGTTCGTCGAGATCTACCAGAACTGCAATGTGTTCAACGACGGGGCCTTCGCCGCGCTGAAGGACAAGGACAGCAAGGTCCACAACCAGATCCGGCTGCGGGCCGGCGAGCCGATCACCTTCGGTCCCGAGGGCGAGCACGCGGTCGTCGCGCGCGGCGACGGCTCGATGAAGATCAAGCCGACCGCGGAGGCCGGCGACCGCATCGTGATCCACGACCCGCACAAGCAGGAGCCGACGACCGCGTTCGCGCTGGCCCGTCTGGCGCACAACCCGACCGGCCCGACGCCGATCGGCGTGTTCCGCGACGTCGAGGCGCCGGTCTACGACGACCTGCTGCGGGACCAGCTGCGCGAGGCGCGCGAGCGCAGCGGCGACGGTGACCTGCGGGCACTGCTCGAGGGCGGCAACGTCTGGGACGTGGTGGGGTAG
- a CDS encoding 2-oxoacid:acceptor oxidoreductase subunit alpha — MSQSATRQRVQLSNAVVRFAGDSGDGMQLTGDRFTTQSALAGNDLATLPDFPAEIRAPAGTVAGVSSFQLHFSDQDIHTPGDRPDVLVAMNPAALLKHLEALKPGGTLILNADAFEKRNLAKAGYATNPLEDGSLTDYQVHEVRLTDLTLRAIEDQIEAGELNKKEAERCKNMFALGLVSWMFHRPLGDTEAWLETKFAKTPELARANISALRAGRNYGETTEAFTYTYEVKAAKLRPGRYRNITGNQAVAYGLVAASVRAGLPLFYGSYPITPASDILHELSRQKHFGVSTFQAEDEIAAIGSVIGAAFGGALAVTASSGPGIALKAEAMGLALTAELPMVIINVQRGGPSTGLPTKYEQSDLLQVLYGRNGEAPLPVVAASSPADCFDATIEACRIALTHRTPVVLLSDGYLANSAEPWRLPEVDDLPDLRVEFTTEPNGEDGEFLPYLRDPVTLARPWAVPGTPGLQHRIGGLEKEDVTGHINYEAANHQRMTELRAAKVQKVADALAPTAVEDPDGDAEVLVVGWGSTAGPLQAACHELRRQGRSVARAHLRHIAPLPHDVDDILRRYPRVVCAENNTGQLAMLLRARTLVDVQTYNRVSGQPFSTSELVDAIASLGFGVGVAATAPQGSNGKVER, encoded by the coding sequence ATGAGTCAGAGCGCCACGCGTCAGCGGGTCCAGCTCTCCAACGCCGTCGTCCGGTTCGCGGGCGACTCGGGCGACGGGATGCAGCTGACCGGCGACCGGTTCACGACGCAATCGGCCCTGGCGGGCAACGATCTGGCGACGCTGCCGGACTTCCCCGCCGAGATCCGCGCCCCCGCGGGGACCGTCGCCGGCGTGAGCTCGTTCCAGCTCCACTTCTCCGACCAGGACATCCACACGCCGGGGGACCGTCCGGACGTCCTGGTGGCGATGAACCCGGCCGCGCTGCTCAAGCACCTCGAGGCGCTCAAGCCGGGTGGGACGCTGATCCTCAACGCCGACGCCTTCGAGAAGCGGAACCTGGCCAAGGCCGGCTATGCGACCAACCCACTCGAGGACGGCTCGCTGACCGACTACCAGGTCCACGAGGTGCGTCTGACGGACCTGACGTTGCGTGCCATCGAGGACCAGATCGAGGCCGGTGAGCTCAACAAGAAGGAAGCCGAGCGCTGCAAGAACATGTTCGCGCTCGGACTGGTGTCGTGGATGTTCCATCGTCCCCTTGGTGACACCGAGGCCTGGCTCGAGACGAAGTTCGCCAAGACGCCCGAACTCGCGCGAGCCAACATCTCGGCGCTGCGGGCCGGGCGAAACTACGGCGAGACCACCGAGGCGTTCACCTACACCTACGAGGTCAAGGCCGCGAAGCTGCGGCCGGGTCGTTACCGCAACATCACCGGCAACCAGGCGGTCGCCTACGGCCTGGTCGCCGCGAGCGTCCGGGCCGGGCTGCCGCTGTTCTACGGCTCCTATCCGATCACGCCCGCGTCCGACATCCTGCACGAGCTGTCCCGGCAGAAGCACTTCGGGGTCTCGACCTTCCAGGCCGAGGACGAGATCGCCGCGATCGGGTCGGTGATCGGTGCAGCGTTCGGTGGCGCCCTCGCGGTCACCGCGTCCAGCGGACCGGGGATCGCGCTCAAGGCCGAGGCGATGGGGCTCGCCCTCACCGCCGAGCTGCCGATGGTGATCATCAACGTCCAGCGTGGCGGGCCCTCGACCGGCCTGCCCACCAAGTACGAGCAGTCCGACCTGCTGCAGGTGCTCTACGGCCGCAACGGCGAGGCGCCGCTGCCCGTCGTGGCCGCGAGTTCGCCGGCCGACTGCTTCGACGCGACCATCGAGGCGTGTCGGATCGCGCTCACCCACCGCACCCCGGTGGTGCTGCTCTCCGACGGCTACCTGGCCAACTCGGCCGAGCCGTGGCGGCTGCCCGAGGTCGACGACCTGCCCGACCTGCGGGTCGAGTTCACGACCGAGCCCAACGGCGAGGACGGCGAGTTCCTGCCCTACCTGCGCGACCCGGTCACGCTCGCCCGTCCTTGGGCCGTGCCGGGCACCCCGGGGCTGCAGCACCGCATCGGCGGCCTCGAGAAGGAGGACGTCACCGGCCACATCAACTACGAGGCGGCCAACCACCAGCGCATGACCGAACTGCGCGCCGCGAAGGTGCAGAAGGTCGCCGACGCGCTGGCACCGACCGCGGTCGAGGACCCCGACGGCGACGCCGAGGTGCTGGTCGTCGGCTGGGGATCGACCGCCGGACCGCTGCAGGCGGCCTGCCACGAACTGCGGCGCCAGGGGCGGTCCGTCGCACGGGCGCACCTGCGTCACATCGCACCGTTGCCCCACGACGTCGACGACATCCTGCGGCGTTACCCGCGGGTGGTGTGCGCCGAGAACAACACCGGTCAGCTCGCCATGCTGCTGCGGGCCCGGACGCTCGTCGACGTGCAGACCTACAACCGCGTCAGCGGCCAGCCCTTCTCCACGTCGGAACTGGTCGATGCCATCGCCTCCCTCGGGTTCGGGGTCGGTGTCGCGGCCACGGCCCCGCAGGGCAGCAATGGAAAGGTCGAACGATGA
- a CDS encoding murein hydrolase activator EnvC — translation MAAVVALLIVPLVATQAGAQSLEELRQQRSEAAEKRAAVEERLTAAAVELDELEVRKAQLEVERDQLAAEAAELEAELTAVGDLIALRVRETFMHGSNLDPLAIFLSSAEPTAALSRAQTVHRLVAGDRSRTEVLGAMQARLDAVRDRLATRTAELEAAQERQAEVTAALIEDLEAAKELEADLTEQERAERARLERERREREEREAAARREREAAAAREREAAARPRSGSSAPASGTSGGGAAVSSGGMACPLDHPRRFTDTWGAPRSGGRAHRGTDILGPYGIPVRAITSGTWSIQKTGPSAGLWAILRGDDGNQYWYMHLQSHTVGNGARVSAGQQVATNGDTGNARGTPHIHFELHPGGGSAINPYPTLKRVCG, via the coding sequence ATGGCGGCCGTGGTGGCCCTGCTGATCGTGCCACTCGTCGCCACCCAGGCGGGCGCCCAGTCGCTCGAGGAACTGCGTCAACAGCGCAGCGAGGCGGCCGAGAAGCGGGCGGCGGTCGAGGAACGGCTCACGGCGGCCGCGGTCGAACTCGACGAGCTCGAGGTCCGCAAGGCCCAGTTGGAGGTCGAGCGCGACCAACTGGCGGCAGAAGCTGCCGAGCTCGAGGCCGAACTCACCGCGGTCGGTGACCTGATCGCACTGCGCGTGCGCGAGACCTTCATGCACGGGTCCAACCTCGATCCGCTGGCGATCTTCCTCTCCAGCGCCGAACCGACGGCGGCCCTGTCCCGGGCACAGACCGTGCATCGCCTGGTGGCGGGGGACCGCTCACGCACCGAGGTGCTGGGGGCGATGCAGGCACGCCTCGACGCCGTCCGTGACCGACTCGCCACGCGCACGGCCGAACTCGAGGCGGCGCAGGAACGCCAGGCCGAGGTCACCGCCGCACTGATCGAGGACCTCGAGGCCGCCAAGGAGCTCGAGGCCGACCTCACCGAGCAGGAGCGCGCCGAGCGGGCCCGCCTCGAACGCGAGCGACGGGAACGGGAGGAACGCGAGGCCGCCGCCAGGCGGGAGCGCGAGGCGGCCGCGGCACGCGAGCGCGAGGCCGCCGCCCGGCCCAGGTCCGGCAGTTCGGCACCCGCGTCCGGCACGTCCGGTGGCGGTGCGGCCGTCTCGTCGGGTGGCATGGCCTGCCCGCTCGACCATCCCCGCCGTTTCACCGACACCTGGGGGGCGCCGCGTTCGGGCGGCCGTGCGCACCGCGGAACCGACATCCTCGGTCCCTACGGCATCCCCGTCCGCGCGATCACCAGCGGCACCTGGTCGATCCAGAAGACGGGGCCCAGCGCCGGCCTGTGGGCGATCCTGCGCGGCGACGACGGCAACCAGTACTGGTACATGCACCTGCAGAGCCACACCGTCGGCAACGGCGCCCGTGTCTCGGCCGGCCAGCAGGTCGCGACCAACGGGGACACGGGCAACGCCCGCGGCACCCCGCACATCCACTTCGAGCTGCACCCCGGCGGCGGTTCGGCGATCAACCCCTACCCGACGCTCAAGCGGGTGTGCGGCTAG